In Paenibacillus guangzhouensis, a single window of DNA contains:
- a CDS encoding nucleotidyltransferase domain-containing protein yields MIDMNTRILQELRNIEQEENVRILYACESGSRAWGFPSQDSDYDVRFIYLRPVDWYLSIFDKRDVIERPINDLLDINGWDLRKALNLFRKSNPPLLEWLQSPIQYMEQYTVTEQIRRISPLSFSPKSCMYHYLNMAKGNYRDYLQGDQVKIKKYFYVLRPILACAWIERYDDMPPIAFDTLVERLLPGDGELYQFIQQLLIRKKAGEELDYEPRIHLLNTFIEEHISHFEQKAAALKAAEGTLDDQLDALFRAALTEVWKERK; encoded by the coding sequence ATGATCGATATGAATACCAGAATTCTTCAGGAACTCCGTAATATCGAACAAGAGGAGAACGTGCGCATTCTCTATGCGTGCGAATCCGGGAGCCGTGCTTGGGGTTTCCCGTCACAAGACAGCGATTATGATGTTCGGTTCATCTATCTTCGCCCCGTAGACTGGTATCTGTCCATTTTTGACAAGCGCGATGTGATCGAGCGTCCGATTAACGATTTATTAGACATCAACGGCTGGGATCTCAGGAAAGCGTTGAATCTGTTCCGCAAATCGAACCCGCCGCTGCTCGAATGGCTGCAATCGCCGATTCAATATATGGAGCAATATACGGTAACGGAGCAGATCCGCCGAATCTCACCGCTTTCCTTTTCACCGAAATCCTGTATGTATCATTACTTGAACATGGCGAAAGGGAACTATCGGGACTACTTGCAGGGCGACCAGGTGAAAATTAAAAAATACTTCTACGTGCTTCGACCGATCCTGGCATGTGCATGGATTGAACGCTATGACGACATGCCGCCGATCGCATTCGATACGCTCGTGGAACGGCTTCTTCCTGGGGATGGGGAGCTCTACCAGTTCATTCAACAGCTATTAATTCGTAAAAAAGCAGGTGAGGAGCTGGACTACGAGCCGCGGATTCATCTCCTAAATACATTCATTGAGGAGCATATCTCGCATTTTGAACAAAAGGCTGCTGCGCTCAAAGCAGCGGAGGGTACGTTAGACGACCAACTAGACGCATTATTTCGAGCAGCCTTAACGGAAGTATGGAAAGAGAGGAAATAA
- a CDS encoding threonine/serine exporter family protein, translating into MIAQLVTSFIASAAFGVIFNAPRRSLPQCGLVGMVSWAVYILLNGSYSTVLATFAATFVVGATSIVFARLYKTPVIIFSVSGMIPLVPGGMAYDAMRHFVENDYNVAMQLAAQAFFISGAIAIGLVLAEVLNQMLRKVGSRI; encoded by the coding sequence ATGATCGCACAACTCGTTACCAGCTTTATCGCCTCTGCCGCCTTCGGTGTGATCTTCAATGCGCCGAGACGTTCGCTGCCGCAATGCGGGCTCGTCGGGATGGTTAGTTGGGCTGTCTATATTCTCTTGAACGGAAGCTACAGCACCGTTCTAGCAACCTTCGCCGCGACCTTCGTCGTCGGAGCGACGAGTATTGTGTTCGCGCGGCTGTATAAGACGCCCGTCATTATTTTCAGTGTATCGGGCATGATCCCACTCGTGCCTGGCGGCATGGCCTACGATGCGATGCGCCATTTCGTCGAGAATGACTATAATGTCGCAATGCAGCTCGCCGCGCAGGCCTTCTTCATCTCCGGCGCGATCGCCATCGGCCTGGTGCTGGCCGAGGTGCTGAATCAGATGCTGCGTAAGGTCGGCAGCCGGATCTAA
- a CDS encoding anaerobic sulfatase maturase → MDSCRTATMEAPAALMWKTVSEECNLACDYCYYSSCHGRPSADIQRIDDELLRKVIQEMMQGSRGSVSFAWQGGEPLLAGLDFFRRVVQYQQHYAPRNTIISNALQTNGTLVTREWAAFFRQYSFLLGVSVDGPAWIHDRRRKTGSGKGSYDRVMQGIEVLREARVDFNILMVIHEDNVHEAEAITTWIDQHQFDFVQFIPGMDFRSQDAGAEGKFLVTAKQYGQFLCQIFDWWYRDGEPCVSVRVFDNWLQRLVGQEPEMCVHRESCPSILILEQNGAAYPCDFYIHEQYRLGDAGEQSLSALMADSAWDAFRSQKQVLADACRACEYVQYCHGGCPRHRVGNAGQDALCESYRMLYAYGEDRMRRLAKMLIGRHGWKLPARNERCMCGSGRKYKSCCAI, encoded by the coding sequence ATGGATTCTTGCCGTACAGCTACGATGGAGGCGCCAGCTGCACTGATGTGGAAAACCGTATCGGAAGAATGCAATCTGGCGTGCGATTATTGCTACTACAGCTCTTGCCATGGACGGCCTTCTGCGGATATCCAGCGGATCGATGATGAGTTGTTGCGCAAAGTCATCCAAGAGATGATGCAAGGCTCGCGGGGTAGCGTATCATTTGCCTGGCAGGGAGGGGAGCCACTGCTCGCCGGGTTGGATTTCTTCCGTCGGGTTGTCCAGTATCAACAGCACTATGCGCCGCGTAATACGATCATCAGCAATGCGCTCCAGACGAATGGAACGCTGGTGACTCGGGAATGGGCGGCGTTTTTCAGGCAGTATTCCTTTTTACTCGGCGTCAGTGTCGATGGTCCGGCTTGGATTCATGATCGTCGGCGCAAGACCGGTTCGGGCAAGGGTTCGTATGATCGCGTTATGCAGGGGATTGAGGTGCTGCGCGAGGCACGGGTAGATTTTAATATTTTGATGGTTATTCATGAAGATAATGTCCATGAGGCGGAAGCCATTACGACATGGATTGATCAGCATCAGTTCGATTTTGTACAGTTCATTCCCGGGATGGATTTTCGCTCACAGGATGCCGGGGCAGAGGGCAAATTCCTTGTCACGGCGAAGCAGTACGGGCAGTTTCTCTGTCAGATCTTCGATTGGTGGTATCGTGACGGGGAACCGTGCGTATCCGTACGGGTTTTCGATAATTGGCTGCAGCGCCTTGTCGGACAGGAGCCGGAGATGTGTGTCCATCGGGAGTCTTGCCCATCTATTCTAATATTGGAGCAGAATGGTGCGGCATATCCCTGCGATTTCTATATCCATGAGCAGTATCGGCTTGGCGATGCCGGTGAACAGTCGCTTAGCGCATTGATGGCTGATTCAGCGTGGGATGCTTTCCGTTCGCAGAAACAAGTGCTCGCTGACGCATGTCGGGCTTGCGAATATGTGCAGTATTGCCATGGCGGCTGTCCACGTCATCGCGTAGGGAACGCGGGACAAGATGCGCTGTGTGAGAGCTATCGGATGCTGTATGCCTACGGCGAAGACCGGATGCGAAGACTTGCGAAAATGTTGATCGGTAGACATGGATGGAAGCTTCCTGCGCGCAATGAACGTTGTATGTGCGGGAGCGGACGGAAGTACAAGAGTTGCTGCGCCATATGA
- a CDS encoding RtcB family protein, which produces MAYQTIDGVRVWGNPDDGALAQARTCAEHGRVVQTLLMADHHKGYSQPIGGVVAYDGQISPSGVGYDIACGNKAVRTNLMAADVMPKISKIMDQIARHISFGIGRVNNDKVDHALFDDPDWDVYLNVGRQEHDKLKSLARDQLGTVGSGNHYVDLFEEKATGRLWIGNHFGSRGFGHKTASGFINLAAGREFLANAPGEKMDQPPILLDLDSELGDMYYRAMKLAGRYAYAGRDYVIEQVLSLLGAEADFEVHNHHNYAWQETHQGRNAVVVRKGATPSAPGQLGFIGGSMGDISVIVRGKDTEENRSAFYSTVHGAGRIMSRTQAAGRMNWKTRKRSGGQISPQQMRSAVKSYNVELRGAGTDESPFVYRKLQDVLDAHAETIDVLHILKPIGVCMAGADEFDPYKD; this is translated from the coding sequence ATGGCATATCAGACGATAGATGGCGTGCGTGTCTGGGGAAACCCGGATGACGGCGCATTAGCGCAAGCGAGGACTTGCGCGGAACACGGCCGCGTCGTACAGACGCTGCTTATGGCGGATCATCATAAAGGCTATAGTCAACCGATCGGTGGTGTGGTCGCCTATGACGGACAAATCTCGCCTTCGGGCGTCGGTTACGATATTGCGTGCGGGAACAAAGCCGTCCGGACAAATCTCATGGCAGCCGATGTGATGCCAAAAATTTCGAAGATCATGGATCAGATTGCGCGGCATATTTCTTTTGGCATCGGTCGTGTTAACAACGATAAGGTGGACCATGCGTTGTTCGACGATCCCGATTGGGATGTGTATCTGAACGTGGGGCGTCAGGAACATGACAAATTAAAATCGCTTGCGCGAGATCAGCTCGGCACGGTCGGCAGCGGCAATCATTATGTTGATTTGTTCGAAGAGAAGGCGACGGGACGACTGTGGATCGGCAATCATTTTGGCAGCCGTGGATTCGGCCATAAGACGGCAAGCGGCTTCATCAATTTGGCTGCGGGTCGGGAATTTCTTGCGAACGCGCCAGGGGAGAAGATGGATCAACCACCGATTTTGCTCGACCTAGACAGTGAACTCGGCGATATGTATTATCGTGCGATGAAGCTCGCTGGGCGGTACGCGTATGCCGGACGGGATTACGTCATCGAGCAGGTTCTGTCCTTGCTCGGTGCTGAGGCCGATTTTGAAGTTCACAATCATCATAATTATGCTTGGCAGGAGACGCATCAAGGCCGTAACGCGGTCGTCGTTCGTAAAGGAGCAACACCATCGGCGCCTGGACAGCTAGGATTTATCGGTGGCAGCATGGGGGACATCTCGGTCATTGTGCGGGGGAAAGATACCGAGGAAAATCGGAGTGCATTTTATAGCACCGTGCACGGCGCGGGACGTATCATGAGCCGCACACAAGCAGCGGGACGAATGAATTGGAAGACACGGAAGCGTTCCGGCGGACAGATTAGCCCGCAGCAAATGCGTTCGGCCGTCAAGAGTTATAACGTAGAACTACGCGGTGCCGGTACGGATGAGAGTCCTTTCGTCTACAGGAAGTTGCAGGATGTGCTCGATGCGCATGCGGAGACGATTGATGTCTTGCATATCCTTAAGCCGATTGGCGTCTGCATGGCAGGGGCGGATGAATTCGATCCGTACAAGGATTAG
- a CDS encoding aromatic ring-hydroxylating oxygenase subunit alpha translates to MIIEDAVLRREWLVACRTDELQEKPLGVMLMGERVVLFRNEEGIHAFKDLCIHRGAKLSLGCVRDGNLVCPYHAWEYDGSGACVKIPQLPADRAIPGKARTFKYACKEEYGLVWVCLDSEQPAPMFALPEWTDESYRNVMWGSTTVEAKPPRVIENFLDVGHLAVVHEGYLGVSTHTIIGDYHVIYDEHSIRSEEIEVFQPDPDGSGQAKNVYYTYEILRPMTVKFTKRDKETDNKMSIVLTVAPKDAETTIAYGILSFNYPMDLSDQEIAAFQDVIFAQDKPVVENQKPEDLPLDLQAELSLACDRMSIAYRRYLKDSGLVWGTA, encoded by the coding sequence ATGATCATTGAAGATGCGGTATTACGGCGTGAGTGGCTTGTAGCATGTCGAACGGATGAGTTGCAGGAGAAACCACTTGGCGTGATGCTGATGGGTGAACGTGTCGTGTTGTTCCGAAATGAAGAAGGCATTCATGCGTTCAAAGACTTGTGTATTCACCGCGGAGCGAAACTGTCCCTTGGGTGTGTACGCGATGGAAATCTCGTATGTCCATACCATGCGTGGGAATATGATGGCAGCGGCGCTTGCGTCAAGATCCCGCAGCTTCCCGCTGATCGTGCAATTCCAGGCAAAGCTCGTACTTTCAAATATGCTTGTAAAGAAGAATATGGTCTTGTGTGGGTATGCCTCGATAGTGAGCAACCCGCGCCGATGTTCGCACTGCCTGAATGGACGGACGAATCGTACCGCAATGTAATGTGGGGATCGACAACGGTGGAAGCGAAGCCGCCACGCGTCATTGAAAATTTCCTGGACGTCGGCCACTTGGCAGTCGTGCACGAAGGATACCTCGGCGTCTCGACGCACACGATCATCGGCGACTATCATGTTATTTATGACGAGCATTCCATCCGCTCCGAGGAGATTGAAGTGTTTCAACCGGATCCGGACGGTTCAGGTCAAGCGAAAAATGTCTACTACACCTATGAAATTCTTCGTCCCATGACGGTGAAATTCACGAAGCGCGACAAAGAGACCGACAACAAGATGTCGATCGTTCTAACGGTGGCGCCGAAGGATGCAGAGACGACGATCGCTTACGGCATCCTGTCCTTCAACTATCCGATGGATCTCTCCGATCAAGAGATCGCGGCGTTCCAGGACGTTATTTTCGCACAGGACAAGCCGGTGGTCGAGAACCAGAAGCCGGAAGACCTCCCTCTGGATCTGCAAGCTGAGCTTTCCCTTGCCTGTGACCGGATGAGTATCGCTTACCGTCGCTACCTGAAAGATTCTGGCCTCGTATGGGGCACGGCCTAA
- a CDS encoding DivIVA domain-containing protein: protein MKNLEEMGIKLNAEEIHSKEFTRSLRGYNEEEVDAYLDEIIKDYELFSRLIKEMQKHIYDMQNAANVEISNTDDLLQRVRELEMFCWGKIKG, encoded by the coding sequence ATGAAAAACCTCGAAGAAATGGGAATTAAGTTAAATGCTGAAGAAATTCATAGCAAAGAATTCACCCGTTCCCTCCGTGGTTACAATGAAGAAGAAGTTGATGCATACCTCGACGAAATCATTAAAGATTATGAGCTGTTCTCACGATTAATCAAGGAAATGCAAAAACATATCTATGACATGCAAAATGCGGCAAACGTAGAAATCTCCAACACTGACGATCTATTGCAGCGTGTTCGTGAGCTCGAAATGTTCTGCTGGGGCAAAATTAAAGGCTAA
- a CDS encoding solute carrier family 23 protein, translated as MEQQQPNKPQLIVGVNEKIGPVKALLLGLQHVLAMDLYIAPIIIAGILSLSNSNASFFIQMCFFATGIATLIQTGIGLRLPVVQGPSYVPIAAIGAIGSKLGMGAMAGSLIPGALIVMLLGLPLKWFAKAVRKFIPPLVGGTVILIVGIGLMPVGLGNVYHAKGELGTNILIGAVSAIVLVICILLGRNAKGLGTFFRLISVIVAIVAGIITASLFGAVDFSPVKDAAWFSFPKLFPFGAPVFDISAILTMVFVYFIVLIETTGTWFVISSVTGEELTNERLNRASFGEGLGCFVGSLFGGTPMTGYSSNAGLIAITGVGSRMAIMAGGGILVLLGLMPKLSALITCIPESVINGIFCIVCVAIVINGLKVIQHVVLDDRNMMVIGIPVLLTIAITVLPKGATDGLPDFVNYVLSSGLTVGALAAVLLNLLIPNHKEKPAAASKQEVA; from the coding sequence TTGGAACAGCAGCAGCCGAACAAACCGCAGCTAATCGTCGGGGTGAATGAAAAGATTGGCCCTGTCAAAGCGCTATTGTTAGGATTACAGCACGTATTAGCGATGGATTTGTATATCGCGCCGATCATTATTGCAGGGATTTTATCGTTAAGCAACAGCAATGCATCCTTCTTTATTCAAATGTGTTTCTTCGCGACAGGGATCGCGACTTTGATTCAGACGGGGATCGGATTGCGTCTGCCGGTTGTTCAAGGCCCATCCTATGTACCGATTGCAGCGATTGGTGCAATTGGCAGCAAACTCGGTATGGGGGCAATGGCTGGAAGCTTGATTCCAGGGGCATTGATCGTCATGCTGCTCGGCTTGCCACTGAAATGGTTCGCCAAAGCGGTTCGTAAATTCATTCCGCCGCTTGTCGGGGGAACGGTTATTCTGATTGTGGGTATTGGCCTAATGCCAGTTGGCTTAGGAAATGTATATCATGCGAAAGGTGAGCTCGGCACGAACATTCTGATCGGTGCTGTCTCAGCGATCGTGCTTGTCATTTGTATTCTTCTTGGACGTAACGCGAAAGGGCTAGGAACGTTCTTCCGCCTGATTTCGGTTATCGTTGCGATTGTCGCAGGCATCATCACGGCATCGTTGTTCGGCGCAGTTGATTTTTCCCCGGTGAAAGATGCTGCTTGGTTCTCTTTCCCGAAATTGTTCCCATTCGGAGCGCCTGTGTTCGATATTAGCGCCATTCTTACGATGGTATTCGTATACTTCATCGTCTTGATCGAGACGACAGGAACTTGGTTCGTTATCTCTTCCGTAACAGGTGAGGAGTTGACGAACGAACGCTTGAACCGCGCATCCTTCGGTGAAGGTCTTGGATGCTTTGTTGGTTCATTGTTCGGCGGTACGCCAATGACGGGTTATTCTTCGAATGCCGGTCTGATCGCGATTACGGGTGTTGGCAGCCGGATGGCGATTATGGCAGGTGGCGGTATTCTTGTTCTGCTTGGCTTAATGCCGAAGCTGTCCGCATTGATTACTTGTATTCCAGAGTCCGTGATCAACGGTATCTTCTGTATCGTCTGCGTCGCGATTGTCATTAACGGTCTAAAAGTTATCCAGCACGTTGTGCTAGATGACCGCAACATGATGGTCATTGGGATTCCGGTATTGCTGACGATTGCGATTACGGTGCTTCCAAAAGGTGCAACGGACGGATTGCCTGACTTCGTCAACTATGTGTTGTCTTCAGGCTTGACGGTAGGTGCGCTTGCGGCGGTATTACTGAATCTGCTGATTCCGAATCACAAAGAAAAACCAGCTGCGGCTTCGAAGCAAGAGGTCGCGTAA
- a CDS encoding metallophosphoesterase family protein gives MNEYTTVPPLRFGVIADLHQDIMHDGPERLQAFIDRMKVADVDFIIQLGDFCFPIPENEVILRIWNLFEGPKFHVLGNHDMDRNDKLEIQNYLGMPNHYYSFDAGTYHFVVLDANYYKHEDQYVDYNNGNYYAHGEQLPYIPDEQLQWLIDDLSRTDRHTIIFSHQSLHNPTDGVRNRDDVHAALVAANQAAEFPKVIACFNGHNHIDAAITRDGIHYIEVNSTSNQWLGEGYEYDQYEASIRSRRPAMKYVAMYADPLYMTVTIAPNMIQIEGIQSEFVGPAPRERGHEGIVCGHEITATITSRHLMF, from the coding sequence TTGAACGAGTATACGACCGTGCCGCCACTGCGATTTGGGGTGATAGCAGACTTGCATCAAGACATCATGCATGATGGACCCGAGCGATTACAGGCATTTATTGATCGAATGAAGGTGGCAGATGTTGATTTCATCATCCAGTTAGGGGACTTTTGCTTTCCGATTCCGGAGAACGAAGTGATCCTCCGCATCTGGAACCTATTCGAAGGACCGAAATTCCACGTTCTCGGTAATCATGACATGGATCGGAATGACAAATTGGAGATTCAGAACTATCTTGGCATGCCTAACCATTACTATTCCTTCGATGCGGGCACGTACCATTTCGTCGTACTCGATGCGAATTATTATAAGCACGAGGACCAATACGTCGATTACAATAACGGCAACTACTATGCGCACGGAGAGCAATTGCCCTACATCCCCGATGAGCAACTGCAATGGTTGATCGACGATTTATCGCGAACTGACCGACACACCATTATTTTCAGCCATCAAAGTCTCCACAATCCAACTGACGGCGTGCGGAATCGAGACGATGTACACGCTGCACTCGTCGCAGCCAATCAGGCCGCAGAGTTCCCCAAAGTCATCGCGTGCTTCAACGGACATAACCATATCGATGCAGCCATCACCCGTGATGGGATCCATTACATTGAGGTGAACAGCACGTCCAATCAATGGCTTGGCGAAGGCTATGAATACGATCAATACGAAGCATCGATCCGAAGCCGAAGACCGGCAATGAAATATGTTGCGATGTATGCAGATCCGCTCTATATGACCGTTACGATCGCACCGAATATGATTCAGATCGAGGGCATCCAGAGCGAGTTCGTCGGTCCTGCGCCACGGGAGCGCGGGCATGAAGGGATCGTATGTGGTCATGAAATTACGGCGACTATCACTTCGCGACATTTGATGTTCTAA
- a CDS encoding NCS2 family permease: protein MNSKLGRIFQIDNQQTSIRTEMLAGLTSFITIAYIIAVNGAILSNAGMPYEAATIATVFSALVGCMLMAFWAKSPLILAPGMGDNAFFVFTLVFSFGLTWQQALAAVLIAGIVFFLVSMTKGAVYLSKKIPTSMIHAMTAGIGLFIGFLGLKNGGVIVASEGTFVQLASLRDPHVLTTLLTLVIVVPLFLRGVRGNFLIGIIAGTIIGILLGIVDFSQMGSFQFSMAGYDQVFFAFDFSQLHSFQFWIAVFSLSMVIIFANMGAQLGMLPDTSKFRRSFQANSLSIIAASMFGCSPTTTAAEGAAGIAAGGRSGLTPFIAGLLFIPALFLIPILKIIPSSAIAPVLIVVGCLMIQGMKHVKLDDFTEAFPAYLMIAIMPLTFSIVNGIAFGFIAYPIVKIVTGRRQEVSGAMYVIAALFLVYFILGVK, encoded by the coding sequence TTGAACTCAAAATTAGGACGAATATTTCAAATTGACAATCAGCAGACCAGTATCCGAACGGAGATGCTCGCGGGTCTGACGTCATTCATTACGATTGCTTATATTATTGCCGTCAATGGGGCCATTCTGAGCAATGCAGGCATGCCATATGAAGCGGCGACGATTGCAACGGTGTTCTCCGCGCTGGTCGGTTGCATGCTCATGGCTTTCTGGGCGAAGTCGCCGTTGATTCTTGCGCCAGGGATGGGAGATAATGCGTTTTTCGTCTTTACCCTAGTCTTCTCTTTCGGCCTGACTTGGCAGCAGGCGCTTGCCGCAGTGTTGATCGCAGGGATTGTGTTCTTCCTTGTCAGTATGACGAAAGGGGCGGTCTATTTATCCAAGAAGATTCCAACCTCCATGATTCATGCGATGACGGCGGGGATCGGTCTATTTATTGGGTTTCTTGGACTAAAAAATGGCGGCGTCATCGTTGCGAGTGAAGGGACTTTCGTACAGCTTGCCAGTTTACGGGATCCGCACGTACTAACGACGCTGTTAACGTTAGTCATTGTTGTGCCGTTATTTTTGCGCGGTGTTCGCGGGAATTTCTTAATTGGGATCATTGCCGGTACAATCATCGGCATTCTGCTTGGTATCGTCGATTTCTCGCAAATGGGCAGCTTCCAGTTCTCCATGGCGGGATACGATCAGGTCTTCTTTGCTTTTGATTTCAGCCAACTGCATTCGTTCCAATTCTGGATTGCGGTGTTCTCCTTGTCGATGGTTATTATTTTCGCAAATATGGGGGCACAGCTAGGCATGCTGCCAGATACGTCGAAGTTCAGACGATCATTCCAAGCGAACTCCTTATCGATCATTGCGGCCTCCATGTTCGGCTGCAGTCCGACGACGACAGCTGCAGAAGGCGCGGCAGGGATCGCTGCAGGCGGACGTTCGGGATTAACGCCGTTCATCGCGGGATTATTGTTCATCCCGGCTCTGTTCCTGATTCCGATTCTTAAGATTATTCCGAGCAGTGCAATCGCTCCAGTACTCATTGTTGTCGGCTGCTTAATGATTCAAGGGATGAAGCATGTGAAGCTGGATGATTTCACTGAGGCTTTCCCGGCTTACCTGATGATCGCGATTATGCCACTGACGTTCAGTATCGTGAATGGGATTGCCTTTGGCTTTATCGCTTATCCGATCGTGAAGATCGTGACTGGGCGCAGACAAGAGGTCTCCGGCGCGATGTATGTGATTGCAGCGCTGTTCCTGGTTTATTTTATACTGGGTGTCAAATAA
- a CDS encoding threonine/serine exporter family protein, producing the protein MEDKLDHLTYETIEICLLAGKIMLQSGAETSRVEDTMTRMASSLGIPRSHSYVTPTGIIFSTDGAEPAKLIRITERTTDLSKVAEVNNVSRALTSGAITMPEARLRLREIEQDKHTYPIWFQIVAAAIASGCFLIMFRGGWYDFIPAVLCGGLGLASVIYFHRIVAVKFFAEFSASFLLGLLAFIFVKIGIGYEVDKIIIGSVMPLVPGLLITNAVRDLMSGHLVSGISKGAEAFLTAFAIGTGIALVFILF; encoded by the coding sequence ATGGAAGACAAACTTGATCATTTAACATATGAGACCATCGAAATCTGTCTGCTCGCCGGCAAAATTATGCTGCAGAGCGGTGCAGAAACTTCCCGTGTTGAGGATACGATGACGCGGATGGCTTCATCGCTTGGCATCCCGCGTTCACATAGCTATGTGACGCCGACGGGCATTATTTTCTCGACGGATGGCGCGGAACCAGCCAAGCTGATTCGTATTACTGAACGCACCACCGACTTATCCAAGGTCGCCGAGGTGAACAATGTGTCACGCGCCTTAACTAGCGGCGCTATCACCATGCCCGAAGCCCGGCTTCGGCTCCGAGAAATCGAACAAGACAAACACACGTATCCGATCTGGTTCCAGATCGTGGCTGCGGCCATCGCCAGCGGCTGCTTCCTGATTATGTTCCGCGGCGGATGGTACGATTTCATCCCTGCAGTTCTATGCGGAGGCCTGGGTCTGGCATCTGTCATTTACTTCCACCGGATTGTAGCGGTGAAGTTCTTCGCCGAATTCTCAGCTTCGTTCTTGCTAGGGCTGCTCGCGTTCATTTTCGTCAAAATTGGAATCGGTTACGAAGTAGATAAAATCATCATTGGATCGGTCATGCCGCTCGTGCCCGGTCTATTAATTACGAACGCCGTCCGCGACTTAATGTCCGGCCACCTCGTCTCGGGCATCTCGAAAGGAGCCGAGGCATTCCTGACCGCCTTCGCGATTGGCACAGGGATTGCGCTCGTCTTCATTCTATTCTAA
- a CDS encoding Crp/Fnr family transcriptional regulator, with protein sequence MKGLVRMIEINQVPIFSDLPSDALQQIIPLLRERQYKKNHVFMFENDQSDSIFILRSGKVKVYRGQEGKEVIMGIQFPGDVIGEAEALTGDSHRIATIEALEPVAAWQITKKDFLDLVDRYPSILRRAYDIMFARVRVLNRTIRYLTFCDVRTKIANLIMDLYYNFGEQDGIAYKIDMKINHSLLASMVGITRESISKTLNDLQHEGIIEIRQKYIYVLNLKHLERICQETEEVPELRKWQHGTTSEQPV encoded by the coding sequence GTGAAAGGATTGGTACGCATGATCGAAATCAATCAAGTCCCGATCTTCTCTGATCTTCCTAGCGATGCATTGCAACAGATCATCCCTCTGCTCCGAGAGCGTCAATATAAGAAGAATCATGTCTTCATGTTCGAGAATGACCAGAGCGATAGTATCTTTATCTTAAGGTCCGGCAAAGTTAAAGTATACCGGGGACAAGAAGGCAAAGAAGTCATCATGGGCATTCAATTCCCAGGCGACGTCATCGGTGAGGCCGAAGCATTAACAGGCGATAGTCATCGCATTGCGACCATCGAGGCGCTCGAGCCGGTTGCTGCATGGCAAATTACAAAGAAGGATTTTCTTGACTTGGTAGATCGTTATCCTTCTATCCTACGCCGTGCTTATGATATTATGTTCGCTCGCGTCCGTGTCTTAAATCGCACTATCCGCTACTTAACGTTCTGCGATGTCCGCACCAAAATTGCAAATTTGATCATGGATCTTTATTATAATTTCGGTGAGCAAGATGGGATCGCTTACAAAATTGATATGAAAATCAATCATTCCCTGCTCGCGAGCATGGTCGGAATTACACGCGAATCGATCTCGAAAACACTGAACGATCTCCAGCATGAAGGAATTATCGAGATTCGGCAGAAATATATCTATGTGTTAAATCTGAAGCACCTGGAGCGAATTTGTCAGGAGACCGAAGAAGTTCCTGAGCTTCGCAAATGGCAGCATGGCACCACATCGGAACAGCCTGTATAA